The DNA region GCAGCCAGCGGGTGCTGGCCTGTGAGATCGGCCGCGAGGACGACAGCAATGCGTGGACCTTCGACGGCGACTGGCAGTTCGACGCGCCGGACGCGATGGACCCGCGCGCGCCCGACATTCCCCGCGCCCCGCGCGCCTATTCCTTCTCACTGGGCCAACTGAGCACGTCCTACATCGGCGTCAGCCTTTATGACATGTCCGATGAACTGGCCGCGGCGCTGGGCGCCCCCGATGGCGGCGTGCTGGTCAATGAAGTCGAAAAGGACAGCCCCGCCGAAAAGGCCGGTCTGAAGGCCGGCGATGTCATTGTGGAAGTCGGACATCGCAAAGTCTATGACACCGATGACGTCCGCCGCGCGATCCAGCGGGCGGAAGACGGCGACAAGGTCGCGGTGCGCGTGCTGCGCGGCAAGGAGGACCTGACCGTCGATGTCACGGTCGAAAGCAACGACACCTGGTCCGGCATCGGCGCGCCCTTCCGTTTCCATGTCCGACCCGATCACGCCGGCGCGATCGACCTGCGCGAAAAGATGCGCAACTCGATACGCGAGAACATGGACGACTGGCGCGAACAGATGAACAAAGAGATGCGCGAGTTGCGCGAGCAGCTGCGCGAACTGCGTGAACAAATGCGCGATTTGCGTTAGACCCCTCCCCGTGGTCTGACGGATCAATGTCGCGTGTTTCCGGCGGGATGAGGCGGGACGCCTCGTCCCGCTTTTCATTCGCACGCACCTTGGTTCTGCGAGCACATCGACGGGTCAAAACCCGGCGAGTAGATGTTCACGTACAGCACATAGGCGGAGAGGCAGGACGGCGGATTGGGCAGTGTCAGCTCGGACGCCTCATTCGCGGCTGCGGGGGCCTGATGGATGTTCTCTGGGTGGATCTTATAGGTGTACCAGGTGCTGCCACAGTGAAGTCCCATGCTCCAGGAAGGCCGACGTCGATGCCAGGGTCCCGCCGGACTGCCCGTCATTCTTCATGTTCCATTGCTGGTTCCAAAGCGAGTCTTGCGGGGCGGGCGCCTCTGCTCGGGAAGAACCGGTCCAAGCGAAGCAAAGTGCAATGAAGGCCAGGCAATATGCCTGTGTCGAGACTCTTGTACGGCTCATACACGCCTCCTTACGTGTGATGAAACCATCAGGTTCTACCGCGTTCCATCGGTGAGTCGTGTGTGCTCACCGGTTGCCAAATCGAAAATCCATAGGCCGACCTCCTTTCCTGCGAGTATTGGGTAGACCAGTTTGCCCCCATCCGCGGAGAATGACATTGCCGTTGTCAGCAAGGTCGTAATGGTCCGCGGGGATCCTGATCCACGATCAAGCAGGATTAGACTTGTGCCCTTGTTGTAGGCCACATACCGGTGGTCCAGAGAAATCTGAGCTCCGGGCTGACCCGATTGGCTAAGCTGGAGCGCCGATCCAATGGCCTCGGGGCTGAACACCATGAGCCAGTAGCCGCCCTGCGTGCCGCTAAAACCGACAAGAGAATCGCTCTCATCCGGAAAGGCGGAAGTTCCAAAAACTAAAGTCTCCTGCGTGCTCCAGCGGCGCAGACTATCCCCTTCCAATGTCACGGAGAAGAGACCGCCCACCCGGCCATCGTTGACGGTAAAGAAGACCAAGTTCCTTGCTCTGGAGTATGACGGGTTATCGTGAAACTCCCCAGACGTCAACTGAACCAGAGAGTCCAAGTCCGATGTCATCTTGAAGATCCCCGGGCCCGCCCCGAAGAGCAGCCATTTCCCATCGGGGGTCCAACTGAAGGCGAAGGGAGAGAGGGCATTTTGCGGCCGCTCCCTCAGAATCTCACCGGTTGATGCGTCCAGAACTGCGGTGAATGCGGCTCCGTCGAAGGAGTCATCCCTTCGCCAAATGGTGCAGACGATCTCTCGTCCGTCGGGCGACCATGCAGGGGTATACCAGATCTGCTTGATCACCACCGGGTCCGGTTCGTTGGACTTCGAGCCGCAGAAACTGAGAGTCAGCGTCGTTGCACCGAGAACTGCAGCCAATTGAACCCACTTCCGTCGGAACGTCAGACGGAGAACTGCATTTCTGCCGAATTCGTCTCCAGTTTCTCTCGACGGCGTCCACTTTTCGGCTTCGGCCTTACGCATGAGAATCCTCCCACGCATCTGCGTGGTATTTGCTCTAGCGGTCAAGATGTCGCCCCCCCCCCGGCGCAAAGTCAAACGAAATCTGCCGGAGGCATGAAGTCTTGGACAATTGCCGATTCCTGGGCCACATCCGCTAGAACTCGCCTTTTGAACTTGCCCACTCGACTCTATCGTGTGAATACCGGTGGACCGGCAGTCTATTCCTGGCCGGGTGGGGGATGGAATGAAATACGTGGCCGCAGTCTCCGAGGACTGTTGAAAGACCCAGCGAGTGTCCCAGTCGAAAAAAGGCCGCGTGGCGTGGGTGACCCTCCAAGCGCGACAGATCGACTTGCGTGGCCGCCCCTCGGCGTCGCTCGTGATCCCTGACGGTCTGCGACCGCGGTGGGCCGAAGGCACATATTGCCCGCGCAACTTCAAGCCAATTCCTCAATCCTTGATTCTTCCCCCATTCCGCACTTGCTCGGCCGCTTGCAGTGCGGTTGTCTCGCTCCGCTCGACCGCAGTCAGAGACTGCGGCCACGCAATTTCAATCATTCGCGCCACCCGGACCAGTCGAGCCGACTGGTAAAGCCAGGAGGAATCTCGGGTGAGTGAGGCAGTTGTGAGTCGGGACGGGGGACATGTGTCTTCCCCTCGGCAATGCTCGGGACAAGCGACACATCGCGGTCGCAGACCGCGGCCACCCGACCATCAGGTTCTACCGCGTTCCATCGGTGAGTCGTGTGTGCTCACCGGTTGCCAAATCGAAAATCCATAGGCCGACCTCCTTTCCTGCGAGTATTGGGTAGACCAGTTTGCCCCCATCCGGAGAGAAGTCCATGCCTTCCGTCGCCGAAACGTCCAGACTATGAATCGAATCGGTGGAGCGATCCAGTATCATCAGATTTCCTGACGGAACATGGACGCCAGCGTTATAGGCGATATATCTATGATCCCGCGATATTCGAGCGAATGGGCCGAGCGAGTATATTCCCAGGAAATAAGCGTGCGATATGCTATCGGGTCTGAACACCATCAACCGGGCGGAGCCGCTCGTGGGGTCGAATCCGATGAGTGAATCGCTGCTATCCGGAAATGCGAAGGCCTGCAGAATGATCGATTCAGCGGTACTCCATCTCAGCAGGCTATCGCCGTCTATCGTGACAGAAAAGAGTCCGCCCTTGGTTGCCTCGTTCTGCGTGAAAAAGACGAGGTCTCTCGAGCGAGAATACGACGGCCATCCATGGAACTGTCCCGAGGTTAGTTGAAAGACGATGTTGAGATCGGACGACATCTTGAAGATGCCCGGGCCCGAAGAAAACAACAACCACGCGCCGTCGGGTGTCCACGACAGGGAGAAGGGAATGATGGGACCTAGTTGACGCTCTCGTCGCACTGCTCCGGTGGTCGCGTCCAGAATTGCAATGAACACCTTCACTCCCCCTGAATCGTCAAATCGATCGATTGTGCAGGCCACTTCCGTCCCGTCTGGGGACCAGGCCGGGATATAGTAGATCGCCTTGGGCGCCGGAGGTTCCGGATCCGAGCCCTTCGAGTCGCAAGAGCCGACAGTAACAAGCAGCAGAACTGAGGCGACTATCTGTCTGGCAGGGACCGCTATGCGCGCCAAGATCGCAGACACACGGCAGCACCCTGCGAAGTCATCCCTTCGACACCTTGGAAGCGACATTCTTGCACCCAATGGGATTTGGCGGAGGCCTTTCGCTCGGAGACATCCAAGGCAATAAGAGACAGAGAGTCAAGGACAATGTGGAGTTCCCCTGTCCTCATTGCGAGAGACTCGCGATCACGGATGCGCTGTGGGCAGTTGACGCACTCGCCCAACCATGATCAACGAATACAAGTCGCTGTCTGCAAAGCGAAAGGCCTCGAGATCAGCGAACGGAGGCCGCTTCGAGCAGTTCCCGCGCAAACCTGTAACAGTCCTCGGCCGGCGCATGGACTGTGCCCGACGAACGGAAGAACAAAGATTCCAACCCGGTCGCGTCAAAGAGCGCCGCGCCCGGATTGGAATGACGATGGTGGCAGGAGGTCGGACATTCCTGTCTGACCTGCCATCGCCAATTGGGGGGCCGCTTTTGGGCTCCCGATTGGCGATGGGATATTGCGGGAAGGTTGCCCTGCCGTGAAGTTCGCCTCGTTCGGCGGGTCATAGAGCCGACCCGCCGAACGAGGCGATGGACAGACAAGAATGTCTGTCCTCCTAAAAGCATAATTTGAGATGAACGGCATCGTGCGGCAGGACGGATGTGTCGCGCCTCGGGCGATCGCCATGCACTCGCATCTAACGCGGCTCTACCACTTGCCCTTTTTCAACTTTCCCGCGGCGGCCGCGTCGATGGCGGCCTTCAGTTCGGCGGCTTCGGTGGAGTCGATTTTCAGCAGGCGGTCGTATTCGGACTTCGCTTCGTCGGTGCGTCCGAGCCAGAGATAGGCCACCGCGCGGTATTCGATGGCTTCGGCGAAGTCGGGTTTGAGCTTCAGGGCGCGATCATAGGACTCCAGCGCCTTGGTGTAATTGCCGAGATTGCGCTGGCAGTAGCCGAGATTGGAGAGCGCCTCCGGAAAGCTGTCGTTGAGGACGATCGCCTTTTCGTACTCCTTGATCGCCTTCTCCAGCTCTTTCGTCGCCTTGGCGGTGTCGCCCTTCTCGAAATAGGCCAGGGCTTTTTCCTGCTTTGCAACGCCCTTGTTGAAAGCGGAGACCGCGTCCTTCCGACGCGCTTCTGCCTTCTCCTGGGGCGTTTCTTCGTGCGATGGGAATGGACGGGCAGGCGCGGCCAACAAGACAAGCAGAGAAAGGGCGCCGAAGACGGGGATCAGACGGATGGGCTTCATGGCTTGACTCCTTCCGGATCAGGATGCGTTCATGGATTGGAACACGAAAGCGATTATTTGGTTTCATTTGTTGTTCTATCGCCGATCCAGCGCCGGATTATCCGATGCCGCAAATTGCCGCCGTCGCCACCGCCCTCCCGCCTTATGTCGTCACGCAACCGGCGGCGCGGGCGTTCGCAACGGCGCATTTCCGCGCCCACCGTCGCGATGTCGAGCGTTTGCTGCCGGTTTTCGATCACACCGGAATTGCCACCCGCCACACCTGTGTGCCGCCGGAATGGTTTGCCGCGTCCCACGATGCCCGTGAAAAGAATGAACTCTACATCGACTGGTCGACGCGACTGGGCGCCGAGGTGGTGCGCTCCCTGGCGGCGGGATCGTCGCTGTCCCTGACCGAGATCACCCACATCATCTTCGTCTCGACGACCGGGTTGGCAACGCCGTCGATCGACTCGCGCCTGCTCAATGTCCTCGGTCTGTCGGAGCGTGTCGTGCGCACGCCAATCTGGGGGCTGGGTTGCGCCGGCGGCGCGGCCGGACTGGCGCTGGCGCAGCGTCTGGCCTTGGGCGATCCACACGCGGTGATTGCGCTGGTCTGTGTCGAGCTCTGCTCGCTGACGTTTCATCACGCCGACTTTTCCAAGTCGAACTTCATCGCCACCGCCCTGTTTGCCGATGGCGCGGCGGGGGTGATGGTGACCGGCAACGGTCGTCCCGCCGCCGGTCCTCGCATACTGGCCGTCGGCACCACCACCTGGCCGGGGTCGCTGGAGGTGATGGGGTGGAATTTTGATGCGGTCGGGATGCAGGTGGTCTTTTCGCAGGCGATTCCGCGCATCGTGCGCGAGAAGGTCCGGGATAACACAGGGGAGTTTCTCCGTCGGCACGGTCATGATTTCGCCGGGATCGGGCACTGGATGGTGCATCCCGGCGGGACCAAGGTGATGGCGGCCTACGAGGACGCCTTGGCGCTGGGGCCCGACACCCTCAGGCATGCCCGCGCGGTGCTGCGCGACTGCGGCAACATGTCCTCGCCGACGGTGCTCTTTGTGCTGGAGCGTCTGCTGCGATCGGGGGAGACTCGTCCCGGCCAATACGGGCTTTTAACCGCGCTGGGTCCGGGGTTTTCCGCCGAGAACCTCCTGCTGCAATTCTGATCTTCGGCCGGCCTAAGTAATCGCTCCGCGGCGGCGGTTGTGCTATCTTCCCGCGGCATGATTGGCGAGCGGATCGGAAATTACGAGGTCAGGCGTCTCCTCGGACGCGGGGGCATGGGCGAAGTGTACCTGGCCCGCGACACCCGTCTGGACCGCAATGTCGCCATCAAGCTGCTCTCCGGTCCGCTGTGCGACGATCCGACCGCGCGCGAGCGCCTGCTGCGCGAGGCGCGCGCGGCCTCGAAGTTGAGCCATCCGAACATCGTGACCATCTATGCCATCGACACCTTCGGGACCCATGATGGGATCGTGATGGAGTACATCGACGGTGTCTCGCTGGACCAATACCGGGGCGCTCCGGGACGCACATTGGCGGAGCTGGTCAATGTGGTCTGGCAGATTGCCGAAGGTCTGGCCGGCGCCCACGCCGCCGGGATCATTCACCGTGACCTCAAGCCGGGCAACATCCTGGTCGACCGCCAGGGGCGCGCGCGCATCCTCGACTTCGGGCTGGCGCTCACCAACCAGAGCGCCCGTCTGACGCGCGATGGCGCCATGGTCGGCAGCCCCGCCTACATGTCCCCCGAGCAGATTCGCGGGCAGGCGGTCGATCATCGTTCCGACATCTTTGCCTTCGGCATTCTCTTCTACGAATCCCTGGCCGGCTGGCATCCCTTCTGGGCCGAGCAGGAGACGGCGATCCTGTATGCCATCGTGCATGACGATCCGCCGCCGCTCTCGTCGCGGGTGACCGGCCTCTCCGCCGCCTGGGACCGATTCGCCGCGACCTGTCTGGCCAAGGAGCCCGGAGCGCGGTTTGCCACCAGCACCGCCATGGCGGCGGCGCTGCGCGAGTTGGTTTCCGCATCCGGGCTGAGCGGATCGGTCGGCGCCGGCGGTCCCAATCTGATCCTGCCGGGGAGTCCGACGCCGGGTTCGTCGGGGGCCCCGTCGGTGGCGGTCCTGCCGTTTGCCGATCTCAGCCCCGAGCGCGATCAGGAGTACTTTTGCGACGGGCTGGCCGAAGAATTGATCAACGCGCTCTCCGGGATCAGCGGTCTGCGGGTGGTGGCGCGCACATCGGCGTTTTCGTTCAAGGGCCAATCGCTCGATATCCCCACCATCGGTCGTCGGCTCGGCGTGACATCGGTGCTGGAAGGCAGCGTGCGCAAGCATGGCGGCCGTTTGCGTATCTCGGCCCAGTTGGTGAATGTCAACGACGGCTACCAACTCTGGTCGGAACGGTTTGACCGCGACGCCGGCGACATCTTCGCCATCCAGGACGAGATCGCCCAGACGGTGGCCGGACGACTGCGGGTGCGTCTGGGATCGCTGCCGTCGCCGCCGACGCGCGACGTCGAGGCCTACAACCTCTACCTGCAGGGTCGGTTTTTCTGGAACAAGCGCACCACCGAGGCCATGCATCGGGCGCTGGAGTCATTCCAGACGGCCCTCGCCCGCGATCCGGCGTTCGCGCTGGCTTACACCGGCGTGGCCGACAGTTATCTCATCCTCGAGGACCACGGTTTCATCGGCTACCGCGATGCGATCGCCAAGGCGCGCGAGGCGGTCGAGCGGGCGCTCGCAATCGATGAGACGCTGGCCGAAGCCCACTCGTCGCTGGCCGGGATCCATTCCGAACTGCGCGAATTCGACGCGGCCGACCGGGAATTCCGCCGCGCCATCCAGTTGAAGCCGGGGTACGCCACCGCGCACCACTGGTACGCCACCCAGATGCTGCTGGAGGTCGGGCGGGTCGACGACGCCGGGCGGGAAATGCACATCGCCCACGAACTGGACCCGCTGTCGCTCATCATCAATACCGACCTGGCGCGGCATTATTACTACACGCGCGACTTCGCCAAAGCGCAGACCATTGTCGCCAACGCGCTCACCCTCGACCCGCATTTCATCAAGGCGCGGCGATTGATGTTCCTCACGCTCTGGCAGTTGCAACGGTACGCCGAAGCGGTCGCCGAGATTCCCCGTTGGCTTCCGGCCTATGCCGGCCTGGATGAAGACCGCACCCCGTGGGGGGAGGTCCTTGCCGCGGGCGGGCCCACCGGGGTCCTGCGGCGGCTTTTGGACATCATGCTGGCCACCGACCGGGGGTATCCTCTGCATTACGCCAAGGCGACGCTCTTTGCCCAGTTGGGGGACCCCGAAGCGGCCGTGGCGGCGCTGGCCGAAAACGTCAACGTGCGCTCGCCAAACTTTGCCGGGTTGCGGATGGACGCGTTCCTCGACCCGATCCGGGGCCATCCGCGCTTCGCAGAACTGTTGCAATCCCTGGGAATATAGTCGATCTTATTACTCTTGTCTCGCGAAATGGACACCATGATCGGACAATCAATCGCGCATTACCAAATCATCCGCAAGCTCGGGTCCGGCGGCATGGGCGAAGTTTTCCTTGCGCAGGACAGCCGTCTGGAGCGTCAGGTTGCGTTGAAGTTTCTTTCTGAAAATCTGACGAAAGACCCGGAGGCGCGCGCCCGTCTGCTGCGCGAGGCCAAGGCGGCCTCCAAGCTCAATCACCCGAACATCATGACAATCCACGCGGTCGAATCCATCAATGACCGCGATTTCATCGTCATGGAGTATGTTGAGGGGCAGGATCTCGCCGCTTATCTGAAATCGCGCGCGCTGTCGACCGAAGACAAGCTCACGCTGGGCATCCAGATCGCCGAAGGGCTGGGCCGGGCCCACGCCGCCGGCGTCATCCACCGCGACGTGAAGCCGTCGAACGTGCTGGTTGACCAGGACGGCCGTCCGCGGCTGCTCGACTTCGGATTGGCGACCTTCGAAGGCGCGGCGCGTCTGACCCAAACCGGCTCGACCGTCGGGACCGCCGCCTACATGTCCCCCGAGCAGGCCAGCGGCCGCGACTGCGACCATCGCTCCGACTTGTTCTCGTTCGGCGTGGTGCTCTACGAAATGCTTGCCGACCGCCTGCCTTTCCAGGGTGCGCACAACGCGGCCTTGATGTACGCGATCGTCAACGACGAGCCGCAGCCGCTGGCGCGGTATCTGACCGGCGTGTCCGAGGAACTGCAACGCATCGTCTCGAAGTGTCTGGCCAAACATCCGGCCGAGCGCTACCAGTCGGCGGCGGATCTGATTGCCGACCTGCGCCGGCTGGTGCGCACCAGCAGCTCCGGCAGTCCGCAGGCGGTCGCGCGCAAGAAGATGCTGGCGGTGCTGCCGTTTGAGAACCTCGGCCCGGCCGACGATGAGTACTTCGCCGACGGCATCACCGAGGAGATCATCAGCCGTCTGGCGGCGGTGGCCGAAATCGGCGTGATTTCGCGCACCAGCGTCATGCAGTACAAGGGGACCAAGAAGCCGATCCGCGAGATCGGCGGCGAGCTGGGCGTCGACTATGTGCTCGAAGGCACGGTGCGCTGGGGCAAGGCCGCGCAGGGGCCCAGCCGCGTGCGCATCACGCCGCAGTTGATCCGCGTCAACGAGGACACGCACATGTGGTCGGACCGCTACGACCGCGTCCTGGAGGACATCTTTGACGTGCAGTCGGACATCGCCGAAAAGGTGACCGAACAGCTGAACGTCAAGCTGGGCGATCCCGAGCGCCGCGCCATCGAGGCCAAGCCGACCGAGAATCTCGACGCGTATCACGCGTATCTGCGCGGTTACGAATACATCACCAATCCGGATTACACGGCGGAGAACCACCGGCTGGCGATCCAGATGTTTGAGCGCGCGGTCTCCTTCGATCCCGCGTTCGCGCAGGCGCATGCCTGTCTGTCGATCGCGCACTCGGGACTGTACTTTTTTGGGGGCGATCCGACCCCGGAGCGCGCGGAGAAGGCGCGGCAGACGGTCGCCACGGCGCTGTCGCTGAAGCCCGATGACGCACTGACCGCAATCGCCAACGGTTTCTATCTCTACCGTTGCCGGATCGACTACGAAGACGCCCTGGATGAATTCAAACGCGCCGTGCGTCTCAGGCCCAACCACGCGCTGGCCATCTTTCTCATTGCGGCGATTCAACGGCGGCTGGGACGCCCGGCCGAGGCGCTCGAAGGCATCAAGGCCGCCCAGAAGCTCGACCCCGCCAGCATCCAGTACATCACCGAAGCCGGGATTACCTGCTTCCTCCTGCGGCGTTTCGACGAAGCGGAATCGTATCTGAACCAGTCAATCCGGCTCGCCCCCGATCAGTACAACGCGTACACCTGGTACGCCATGCTTCGGTTGTTCGCCTACGGCGACTTGCCGGGAGCGCGCCGACGACTGGAGTCCATGGGGGAACGCGGACTTGAAGAGGCGTTTATCGAATGGTTCGAGGTGCTGCTGGCCGAACGTGCGCTCGCTCCGGTGCTGGCGCACATTGAACGACTGCCCGGCCATGAATACGTCGACCAGACCTGGTACTACCCCAAGCCGCTGCTGTACGCTGAGGCGCATGCTCTGCTGGGACAGCCCGACGAGGCGAAGGAATTCTTCCGTCAGGCGCACGTTCAGTTGATGAGGGATCCCATCGCGGCGGCGGATGTTCGCCGGCGCCTGGCTCTGGCGCGTGTGCTGGTCGGATTGGGCGAGTGCGAAGTCGCTCTGGCCGCCGCGCGGGAGGCGATGGCGGAAAACCCGCTTGCGAAAGACGCACTCCTGTCATCCACCTTCGACGAAATTTACGCGATCCTCCTGGCCGTGGCGGGAGAGCATGACCAGGCGCTGGCCATCCTCGAGCGGTTGCTGTCCACCCCCACATGGGTGTCGTCCGGATACCTCATGCGGTCGCCGCGCTGGGATGCGCTTCGGCAGCACCCGGAGTTCCAGCGCCTCCTCAACCTCCCCCCAAAGGTGTTTTAGATGCTCGATACGACCATTGCCCATTATCGCATTCTGAAGAAACTCGGCGAAGGCGGAATGGGCGAAGTCTTCCTCGCTTCCGATGAGCGTCTCGACCGCCGTGTGGCGCTCAAGTTCCTGCCGCCGTCGCTGACCAAAAGCTCCGAGGCGCGTCAGCGGCTTCTGCGTGAGGCCAAGGCGGCCTCCAAACTCAATCACCCGAACATTCTCACGATCTACGCCGTCGAATCGGTCGATGACCGCGACTTCATCGTGATGGAGTATGTCGAGGGCCGCGACCTGGCCGAGTACCTGAAATCGCGCGCGCTGACGCTGGAAGAGAAGCTGGCGCTGGGCATGCAGATCGCCGAGGGGCTGGGCCGGGCGCATTCCGCCGGCGTCATCCACCGCGATGTCAAGCCCTCCAACATCCTGGTCGACAGCGACGGCCGCCCGAAGTTGCTCGACTTCGGTCTGGCGACCTTCGCGGGCGCGGCGCGACTGACCCAGACCGGATCGACCGTCGGGACCGCCGCCTACATGTCCCCCGAGCAGGCCAGCGGCCGCGAGTGCGACCATCGGTCGGATTTGTTCTCCCTGGGAGTGGTCCTCTACGAAATGATTGCCGACCGCTTGCCGTTTCAGGGCGCGCACAATGCCGCGCTCATGTACGCGATCGTCAACGACGAACCCCAGCCGCTGGCGCGGTTTGTCAGCAACGTACCCGACGATCTGCAGCGGGTGATCACCAAGTGCCTCTCGAAGCATCCGGCGGAGCGCCATCAATCGGCGGCCGACCTGGTCTCCGACCTCCGACGGTTGGTGCGGCTCGGCAGTTCGGGCGGGGAGAAGTCGACCGCCCCGCGGCGGAAGATGCTGGCGGTGCTGCCGTTTGAGAACCTCGGCCCGGCCGACGATGAGTACTTTGCCGACGGCATCACCGAGGAGATCATCAGCCGTCTGGCCGCGGTCAAGGACATCGGCGTCATATCGCGCACCAGCGTGATGCAGTACAAGGGGCGCAAGAAGGCGATCCGCGAGATCGGCGGCGAACTGGAGGTCGATTTCATCCTTGAAGGCACCGTCCGCTGGGGCAAGGCGGCGCAGGGATCCAGCCGCGTGCGCATCACTCCGCAGTTGATCCGGGTCAACGACGACACCCACATGTGGTCGGACCGCTATGACCGCGTAATTGAGGATATCTTCGACGTGCAATCGGACATCGCCGAAAAGGTGATCGAGCAGCTGAACATCACCCTCGGCGAAGGGGAGCGGCTCGCCATCGAAGCCAAGCCGACCGAGAGCATGGACGCCTACCATGCCTACCGGCGCGGCTATGAGTATGTCTACAGTCCCGATCCGACCGCGGAGAATTTTCAGATCGCCGTTGCCATGTTTGAGCAGGCGGTGGCGTTGGATGCCGGTTACGTGCAGGCGCACGCCTACCTATGCATCGCGCATACCAGTATGTATTGGTACGGCTTCGATCACACGCCGGGTCGGGTCGCGCGCGCCAAGACCGCCCTTGATCGGGCGCTGGCGCTGGGCAAGAATGATGCCGAAACCCCGCTGGCCAGCGCGCTGTACCGTTACCGCTGCCTGTTGGATTTCGAAGGGGCGCTGGCGGAGTGCCGCCGGGCCGTGGAACGTCAGCCGAACTTCGCCGTGCCGCTGTTCATGTCGGCCATGATTATGCGCCGCCAGGGCCGGTTCCACGAGGCGCTGGAGACCTGTCAGCGGGTCCTGAAGCTCGATCCGCTGCGTCCGCTGCTCAACC from bacterium includes:
- a CDS encoding protein kinase yields the protein MLDTTIAHYRILKKLGEGGMGEVFLASDERLDRRVALKFLPPSLTKSSEARQRLLREAKAASKLNHPNILTIYAVESVDDRDFIVMEYVEGRDLAEYLKSRALTLEEKLALGMQIAEGLGRAHSAGVIHRDVKPSNILVDSDGRPKLLDFGLATFAGAARLTQTGSTVGTAAYMSPEQASGRECDHRSDLFSLGVVLYEMIADRLPFQGAHNAALMYAIVNDEPQPLARFVSNVPDDLQRVITKCLSKHPAERHQSAADLVSDLRRLVRLGSSGGEKSTAPRRKMLAVLPFENLGPADDEYFADGITEEIISRLAAVKDIGVISRTSVMQYKGRKKAIREIGGELEVDFILEGTVRWGKAAQGSSRVRITPQLIRVNDDTHMWSDRYDRVIEDIFDVQSDIAEKVIEQLNITLGEGERLAIEAKPTESMDAYHAYRRGYEYVYSPDPTAENFQIAVAMFEQAVALDAGYVQAHAYLCIAHTSMYWYGFDHTPGRVARAKTALDRALALGKNDAETPLASALYRYRCLLDFEGALAECRRAVERQPNFAVPLFMSAMIMRRQGRFHEALETCQRVLKLDPLRPLLNLETGVTVGTMRRYDEADAYLDRAISLSPERSQARSWRAIIALRGRGDLAASRRDLETLKHRGPVDAFVEWCDLLFAERDLSGALAFIERHAAEVYEAQTMYAPKAFFLAEAHRLLGKAADARPYYDDAIEYLESQYQANPQDDRLATALAISCAGIGRTDDAARLIGGVVERTPIARDVISGGVHLTNQAIVHAAFGDADTAIRALAELLNFPSEIAPAYLRVSPYWDNLRQHPEFERLANLPPKVI